A region from the Geobacter benzoatilyticus genome encodes:
- a CDS encoding TVP38/TMEM64 family protein, translating to MFRQKRVVLIVILIVAALFYFSGLSKHITLDSLKEHQQTISCFAGENRLAAAALFMAVYVVQSALSLPGAAILSLAAGAIFGTVMGTIYAVTAATIGATIAFIVTRYLFHDAIQARFGHRLAAINREMETAGLSYLLFLRLVPIFPFFLINLAAGLTRLPLRTFITGTLIGIIPGGFVYVNAGASLSTITSPGNVMSTRVLGSFALLGLFAVSPVIYKKFARKF from the coding sequence ATGTTCAGGCAAAAACGCGTTGTTCTAATCGTAATTTTGATTGTCGCAGCACTCTTCTACTTTTCGGGATTGAGCAAACATATAACCCTCGACTCCCTTAAAGAGCATCAGCAAACCATCTCTTGCTTTGCCGGAGAAAACCGCCTCGCCGCGGCAGCACTGTTCATGGCGGTCTACGTTGTGCAGTCCGCCCTCTCCCTGCCCGGCGCCGCAATCCTGTCGCTGGCGGCCGGTGCCATTTTCGGCACGGTCATGGGGACAATCTATGCGGTAACCGCCGCCACCATCGGCGCCACCATCGCATTCATCGTCACCCGCTATCTTTTCCACGACGCGATCCAGGCTAGATTCGGCCACAGGCTCGCCGCCATAAACCGGGAGATGGAAACCGCGGGACTCAGCTACCTGCTTTTTTTACGTCTGGTCCCCATTTTCCCTTTTTTCCTGATAAATCTTGCCGCAGGTCTAACCAGGCTGCCCTTGCGCACCTTTATCACCGGCACGCTGATCGGCATCATCCCCGGCGGCTTCGTCTACGTAAACGCCGGTGCAAGCCTTTCCACCATAACAAGCCCGGGCAATGTCATGTCAACACGGGTTCTAGGCTCCTTCGCGTTGCTGGGTCTGTTCGCCGTTTCACCAGTCATATACAAAAAATTTGCGAGGAAATTCTGA
- the arsS gene encoding arsenosugar biosynthesis radical SAM (seleno)protein ArsS (Some members of this family are selenoproteins.), whose product MVAPFKERLIELCRDYATFEELRTLQVNLGNLCNLNCAHCHVNASPAGNHVMGLEIINKIIGYFSCRPGVTLDITGGCPEMNPHFRTLVEGTKGLAPRRMVRSNLAILTEPGMEWLPDFYRDQELVLIASLPCYLEENVQRQRGAGVFSRSIEALRTLNGLGYGDTYELNLVYNPGGSFIPGSQQELEKAYKSELRQRYGIRFHNLYTITNAPIGRFREYLEAKGAYGEYLSMLSDRFNPCAVPSIMCRTLLSVDWQGILYNCDFNQASGLPLTGRNGKLLTIDNLKEAAATGSALMMAQHCYCCTAGEGSSCTGALA is encoded by the coding sequence ATGGTTGCTCCATTCAAGGAAAGATTGATTGAACTCTGCCGGGATTACGCAACGTTTGAAGAGCTTCGTACCCTTCAGGTAAATCTGGGGAATCTCTGCAACCTGAACTGTGCCCATTGCCACGTAAACGCATCCCCCGCCGGAAACCATGTCATGGGGCTGGAGATAATCAATAAAATCATTGGCTATTTTTCCTGTCGCCCCGGCGTAACCCTTGACATCACCGGCGGATGCCCGGAAATGAACCCTCACTTTCGCACTCTGGTCGAGGGGACCAAAGGGCTCGCACCACGCCGCATGGTACGCAGCAATCTCGCCATACTTACCGAACCGGGGATGGAGTGGCTGCCGGACTTCTACCGGGACCAGGAGCTGGTGCTCATCGCCTCCCTTCCCTGCTATCTCGAGGAAAACGTTCAGCGCCAGCGGGGTGCCGGGGTCTTCTCCCGGAGCATAGAAGCCCTGCGCACGCTGAATGGGCTCGGTTACGGCGACACCTACGAACTGAACCTGGTCTACAACCCTGGCGGCTCCTTTATCCCCGGCTCACAACAGGAGCTTGAAAAGGCATACAAATCAGAGCTCCGGCAACGTTATGGAATACGGTTCCATAATCTGTACACCATCACCAATGCGCCAATAGGCCGGTTTCGCGAGTATCTCGAGGCAAAGGGTGCCTATGGGGAGTATCTCTCCATGCTTTCCGACCGTTTCAATCCTTGCGCCGTCCCTTCCATCATGTGCAGAACGCTTCTGAGCGTCGACTGGCAGGGCATCCTCTATAATTGCGACTTCAACCAGGCTTCAGGACTCCCGCTCACCGGCAGAAACGGTAAACTGCTTACCATTGACAACCTCAAAGAGGCTGCCGCAACCGGCAGCGCTCTCATGATGGCTCAGCACTGCTATTGCTGCACCGCCGGAGAAGGCTCAAGCTGTACCGGTGCACTGGCATAA
- a CDS encoding glucose-6-phosphate isomerase → MNSVSLWNRYKTHLFHDPETGLMIDISRMNFDDGFLAAMEPAMQKAFAEMAALESGVIANPDEGRMVGHYWLRTPSLAPAGGIASEIADTMWKIKEFASAVHSGKITAPDGRPFRNILIVGIGGSALGPQFIADALGSASDPIAPYFLDNTDPDGMDRVLSQIGPELATTMTVVISKSGGTKETRNGMIEAKAAYHRAGLYFPRFAVAVTGAGSELDRTATESGWLARFPMWDWVGGRTSVTSAVGLLPAALQGIDIEGMMEGARICDAMTRHTVTTQNPAALLALMWHHATGGRGSRDMVILPYKDRLLLFSRYLQQLIMESIGKELDRDGNVVCQGISVYGNKGSTDQHAYVQQLREGVNNFFVTFVEVLLDRTGISLPVEQGVTSGDYLAGFLQGTRTALSDKGRESITITIPEVSARTVGMLIALFERAVGLYSSLININAYHQPGVEAGKKAAGTVLALQAEVIAHLSNTETPQTADEIAAAIGHPEAAETIFRTLLHAVANTDHGVGMERATPLTDSRFVIE, encoded by the coding sequence ATGAACAGCGTCTCACTCTGGAACCGTTACAAAACCCATCTTTTCCACGACCCGGAAACTGGCCTCATGATCGACATCAGCAGGATGAATTTCGACGACGGATTCCTTGCCGCCATGGAACCGGCAATGCAGAAGGCATTTGCCGAAATGGCAGCCCTTGAGAGTGGCGTTATCGCCAACCCCGACGAGGGAAGGATGGTCGGACATTACTGGCTGAGAACCCCATCCCTCGCCCCGGCCGGTGGCATTGCATCGGAGATTGCCGACACGATGTGGAAAATCAAGGAATTTGCCTCGGCAGTTCACTCCGGGAAAATCACTGCCCCGGATGGCCGGCCGTTTCGCAACATCCTGATTGTGGGGATCGGCGGTTCTGCCCTGGGTCCCCAATTCATAGCCGATGCCCTGGGCAGCGCCTCGGACCCTATTGCCCCCTATTTCCTGGACAATACCGACCCCGACGGAATGGACCGTGTCCTGTCGCAGATTGGCCCGGAGCTGGCCACAACCATGACGGTCGTCATCTCTAAAAGCGGCGGGACAAAAGAAACCCGCAATGGGATGATTGAGGCCAAAGCAGCCTATCACCGGGCAGGACTGTATTTTCCACGTTTCGCCGTAGCTGTAACCGGCGCAGGGAGCGAACTGGACCGCACCGCAACCGAGTCCGGCTGGCTCGCCCGTTTTCCCATGTGGGACTGGGTAGGTGGCCGCACCTCGGTTACATCGGCAGTGGGGCTTCTACCCGCAGCGCTCCAGGGGATTGATATAGAGGGAATGATGGAAGGGGCAAGGATCTGCGATGCCATGACCCGCCATACCGTCACAACCCAAAACCCGGCTGCGCTGCTGGCTCTCATGTGGCATCATGCCACCGGCGGCAGGGGATCGCGTGACATGGTCATCCTCCCCTACAAAGATCGACTTCTACTGTTCTCCCGCTATCTCCAGCAACTTATAATGGAATCCATCGGCAAAGAACTGGACAGGGATGGGAACGTGGTCTGCCAGGGGATTTCCGTCTACGGCAACAAAGGCTCCACCGACCAGCACGCATACGTGCAGCAACTTCGCGAAGGGGTCAACAACTTCTTCGTAACCTTCGTCGAGGTTCTCCTGGACCGGACCGGCATCTCTTTGCCCGTGGAACAGGGAGTGACGAGCGGCGACTACCTCGCAGGGTTTCTCCAGGGGACACGCACCGCCCTCAGCGACAAGGGCAGGGAATCCATCACCATCACCATACCCGAGGTATCGGCACGCACAGTGGGCATGCTTATCGCCCTCTTCGAGCGGGCGGTGGGGCTCTACTCGTCGCTGATCAACATCAACGCTTACCATCAGCCGGGAGTCGAGGCAGGGAAAAAGGCGGCCGGCACCGTTCTTGCGCTTCAGGCCGAAGTCATCGCCCATTTGAGCAATACGGAAACACCTCAAACCGCCGATGAAATCGCTGCGGCTATCGGCCATCCCGAAGCGGCGGAAACGATTTTCAGGACGCTGCTCCACGCCGTGGCCAACACTGACCATGGAGTCGGCATGGAGAGGGCAACGCCGTTAACCGACAGCCGTTTCGTAATTGAATGA
- a CDS encoding DUF1450 domain-containing protein, with protein sequence MNVRFCEHNKGMSKVYKRLKNTYPKLDVKIKDCIRKCGPCHKTPFAVVDGKTICGVDAEDLYNKIIRELSA encoded by the coding sequence ATGAACGTACGATTCTGCGAACATAACAAGGGGATGTCTAAAGTCTATAAGAGACTGAAAAACACTTACCCTAAACTGGATGTAAAGATTAAAGACTGTATAAGAAAGTGTGGTCCTTGTCACAAGACGCCCTTTGCCGTTGTCGATGGCAAGACTATCTGTGGTGTTGATGCTGAAGACCTATATAACAAGATAATCAGGGAGCTTAGCGCGTAG
- a CDS encoding ferritin, with protein sequence MLSKKMATALNNQLNTELFSAHLYLSMSSYANSIGLKGAANWFMVQYQEEMIHFMKFYNYINSQGEHVTLGPLDAPPSEFPSLLGMFEQTLQHEMFITRSINELTELAVGEKDHATQIFLQWFVTEQVEEEENDRELIGKLKLIGDNGYGLLMIDNELGTRVFTPPADTNA encoded by the coding sequence ATGCTGAGCAAGAAAATGGCAACAGCACTCAATAACCAGCTGAATACGGAGCTTTTCTCTGCCCATCTTTATCTGTCCATGTCTTCATACGCAAATTCAATCGGTCTTAAGGGTGCAGCAAATTGGTTCATGGTTCAATATCAGGAAGAGATGATCCATTTTATGAAATTCTATAACTACATAAACAGCCAGGGTGAGCATGTGACCCTCGGTCCCCTTGATGCCCCACCCAGTGAGTTCCCATCACTGCTCGGGATGTTCGAGCAAACGTTGCAGCACGAGATGTTCATTACCCGCTCAATTAATGAGCTGACTGAACTGGCTGTTGGCGAAAAAGATCATGCGACACAGATTTTCCTTCAATGGTTTGTTACCGAGCAGGTGGAGGAAGAGGAGAATGACCGGGAACTTATCGGCAAGCTCAAGCTGATAGGGGATAACGGTTATGGACTGCTGATGATCGATAACGAGCTTGGAACACGCGTTTTTACACCACCTGCCGATACGAATGCCTAA
- a CDS encoding phosphotransferase, which translates to MLLEMHCHTAEHSSCSAVSAAELLAQVYAKNLHGIVLTDHHYLWSDTELSTLRRAAKVPDHFLVMSGQEVYTPELGDVLVYGATETLPYGTSLKVIRLRFPEAALVWAHPYRKGKRPMAEALLDPLIDGVEIFNSGHSVRENSRGLRDWHREKFTALAGTDTHGASYAGIYPTHFDHPVMGIQELASEIRRGRCRPFFKEIPHAGANTQVTEVTIGTKGADEVRERIIIKEISSAHKWRAAERAFRIMSAIARMGFDSGGYRVPKPIDEDSVSMTLIEQGLRGKLLFDKLLAADLEDGREYIALAAEWLAKLHGCNLRITPDDEFLEKEAIRLQRYLDRFNDVSHRHTRKAREIIEVIKAEERSIKQSYGEFFVQGHGDFHPKNIYIGQDNQDNRATRYVAAIDFESSLVLPRAFDVGCFLAQFRNQFFGSQQILQSYPEELFLDAYLKSSVMPEGDFMRQVELFRARTNMSIAAYLIKVGMGESEDLWRVLVEAERAITHL; encoded by the coding sequence ATGCTTCTGGAAATGCACTGTCATACCGCAGAGCATTCGTCGTGCAGCGCGGTTTCGGCTGCAGAACTTCTGGCTCAGGTCTATGCCAAAAATCTGCATGGAATAGTGTTGACCGACCATCATTACCTATGGAGTGACACTGAATTATCAACTCTTCGCCGCGCAGCGAAGGTTCCTGACCATTTTTTGGTCATGAGCGGGCAGGAAGTATATACTCCTGAACTCGGAGATGTGCTTGTTTATGGTGCAACAGAGACCTTGCCCTATGGGACGTCGCTAAAGGTCATCCGGTTGCGCTTTCCCGAAGCAGCTCTTGTTTGGGCCCATCCCTATCGCAAAGGGAAGAGACCGATGGCGGAGGCTCTCCTGGACCCTCTTATAGATGGTGTAGAGATATTCAACTCGGGGCATTCGGTTCGGGAAAATAGTCGTGGTTTGCGTGATTGGCACCGAGAAAAATTCACGGCTCTGGCGGGTACGGATACCCATGGGGCGAGTTATGCTGGCATCTATCCGACCCATTTTGATCATCCGGTCATGGGTATTCAAGAGCTTGCTTCTGAAATCCGCAGGGGGCGTTGTCGGCCCTTTTTTAAGGAAATTCCCCATGCCGGTGCCAATACGCAAGTTACCGAGGTGACGATTGGGACGAAAGGGGCTGATGAGGTCCGGGAACGGATCATCATCAAGGAGATCTCCAGTGCACACAAATGGCGAGCTGCGGAGCGGGCCTTCCGGATTATGAGCGCCATTGCGCGGATGGGGTTTGACTCCGGGGGGTACCGGGTGCCAAAGCCCATAGACGAAGATTCGGTTTCAATGACGCTTATCGAACAGGGCCTGCGTGGAAAGTTATTATTCGATAAGCTGCTGGCGGCTGATTTAGAGGATGGACGCGAGTACATTGCCCTTGCTGCGGAGTGGCTTGCCAAGCTCCATGGTTGTAATCTTCGAATTACTCCCGATGATGAATTTCTGGAAAAAGAGGCGATACGGCTGCAACGCTATCTCGACCGTTTTAATGATGTTAGCCACCGGCACACGCGTAAAGCCCGCGAGATAATCGAGGTGATTAAAGCGGAGGAGCGCAGCATAAAGCAATCGTATGGTGAGTTTTTTGTGCAAGGCCATGGAGATTTCCATCCTAAGAATATTTATATCGGGCAGGACAACCAGGATAATCGGGCCACACGTTACGTGGCAGCCATAGATTTTGAGAGCTCCCTCGTTCTTCCCCGAGCCTTCGATGTCGGATGTTTTCTGGCGCAATTCCGCAATCAGTTTTTCGGGAGTCAGCAGATTCTGCAGAGCTATCCCGAAGAGTTGTTTCTCGATGCGTATTTAAAAAGCAGTGTAATGCCCGAAGGTGACTTTATGCGTCAAGTTGAGTTGTTCCGTGCCAGGACCAATATGAGCATTGCAGCCTATCTGATCAAGGTTGGGATGGGGGAGAGCGAGGACCTTTGGCGTGTCCTGGTGGAGGCTGAACGGGCCATTACTCATTTGTGA
- the gdhA gene encoding NADP-specific glutamate dehydrogenase — MSPQMLEDKVESIYQEVLQRNPGEVEFHQAVREVLESLGPVLVKHPEYFERKIIERICEPERQIIFRVPWQDDKGQVHINRGFRVEFNSALGPYKGGLRFHPSVYLGIIKFLGFEQIFKNSLTGMPIGGGKGGSDFDPKGKSDDEVMRFCQSFMTELYRHIGEHTDVPAGDIGVGGREIGYMFGQYKRITNRWEAGVLTGKGLKFGGSLVRPEATGYGATFFINEALKVRNESFDGKTCLVSGSGNVAIYTIEKIHQLGGKCIACSDSNGVIIHEKGLDVELIKQLKEVERRRIADYATYHKDAKYITGGNIWDIPCQVAMPSATQNEINGKDAKTLVKNGCIAVGEGANMPTTPEGVKVFLDAKIAYGPGKAANAGGVATSALEMQQNAQRDSWSFAETEKKLEKIMVGIHKLCHETAEEYGDKGNYVLGANIAGFIKVADAMVAHGLI; from the coding sequence ATGTCACCGCAAATGCTAGAAGACAAAGTCGAATCCATTTACCAGGAAGTTCTGCAACGCAACCCGGGCGAAGTTGAGTTCCATCAAGCCGTACGGGAGGTTCTTGAATCCCTTGGACCTGTCCTTGTCAAACATCCTGAGTATTTTGAGCGGAAAATCATTGAGCGTATATGCGAACCCGAAAGGCAAATTATCTTCCGGGTACCCTGGCAGGACGATAAGGGGCAGGTCCACATCAACCGCGGATTCCGCGTCGAATTCAACTCGGCTCTCGGCCCCTACAAGGGCGGCCTCCGTTTCCACCCCTCAGTCTATCTCGGCATCATCAAGTTCCTCGGCTTCGAACAGATATTCAAGAACTCCCTCACGGGCATGCCGATCGGCGGCGGTAAAGGCGGCTCCGACTTCGACCCGAAAGGGAAATCCGATGACGAAGTAATGCGCTTCTGCCAAAGCTTCATGACCGAACTCTATCGCCACATCGGCGAGCACACCGACGTACCCGCAGGTGACATCGGGGTTGGCGGCCGCGAAATCGGCTATATGTTCGGCCAGTACAAGCGTATTACCAACCGCTGGGAAGCCGGCGTTCTCACAGGCAAGGGACTCAAGTTCGGCGGCTCCCTTGTTCGCCCCGAGGCCACCGGCTACGGAGCCACCTTCTTCATCAATGAAGCCCTCAAGGTGCGTAACGAATCTTTCGACGGCAAAACCTGCCTCGTCTCCGGTTCAGGAAACGTGGCCATCTACACTATCGAGAAAATTCATCAACTGGGCGGCAAATGCATTGCCTGCTCCGACAGCAACGGCGTAATAATCCACGAGAAAGGGCTTGATGTTGAACTGATCAAGCAACTGAAGGAAGTGGAGCGTCGCAGAATTGCAGACTACGCCACCTACCACAAGGATGCTAAATATATAACGGGCGGCAACATCTGGGATATCCCCTGCCAAGTTGCAATGCCGTCGGCAACCCAGAACGAGATCAACGGCAAGGATGCAAAAACACTGGTTAAAAATGGCTGCATAGCCGTAGGCGAAGGGGCAAACATGCCCACCACTCCTGAAGGTGTCAAAGTGTTCCTGGATGCCAAAATCGCTTACGGTCCTGGCAAGGCTGCAAACGCCGGCGGGGTTGCAACCTCCGCTCTTGAAATGCAGCAAAATGCCCAGCGCGACTCTTGGTCATTCGCAGAAACCGAGAAAAAACTTGAGAAGATCATGGTAGGTATCCACAAACTCTGCCACGAGACCGCTGAAGAGTATGGCGACAAAGGGAACTATGTTCTCGGCGCCAACATCGCCGGCTTCATCAAGGTTGCCGATGCCATGGTCGCACATGGTTTAATCTAA
- the istA gene encoding IS21 family transposase — MRKIREILRLVWSCNQSRRDTSRTCGVGKSTVDDTINRAVAAGFSWPLPADLDDEALELRLYPPVVNPASRKLPQPDWRALHDELVKHKKLTLMLLWQEYKEGEPSGYQYSQFCELYRQWRKKLDRSMRQEHRAGEKFFVDYSGQTVPVVDATTGEVRDAQMFVGVMGGSNQTYADATWTQSLADWTGSHVRAFGFMDAVPHCIVPDNLLSAVTKTCRYEPDINPTYAALADHYGTAIVPARVRHPKDKAKVEGGVLIAQRFILAGLRNRTFFSLAEANAAIRERLLLLNNRPFRKLPGCRQSRFEEIDLPAMLPLPETPYEYAQWKKARVHIDYHVELEGHFYSVPHRLVKEQVDVRYTETIVECFYKGNRVASHPKSSVQGKHTTTPEHMPKAHREFAEWTPERIISWAAQTGTATAQVVETILSRKAYPEHGFRSCMGIISLAKRYTKERLEAACERAVTIKGVTYRSIKSILENNLDQKALPKQMELLPVAHENIRGTDYYNDERKLYADTTDHREAELDETDSHG, encoded by the coding sequence ATGCGAAAGATACGAGAGATACTCCGCCTTGTTTGGTCGTGTAACCAGAGCCGGCGTGATACATCCAGGACCTGCGGTGTCGGCAAGAGCACCGTGGATGACACCATCAACCGGGCAGTCGCCGCCGGTTTTTCCTGGCCTTTGCCTGCCGATCTCGATGATGAAGCCCTTGAACTGCGCCTCTATCCCCCCGTTGTCAACCCAGCCTCCCGCAAGCTGCCCCAACCCGACTGGCGGGCTCTGCACGATGAACTTGTCAAACATAAGAAGCTCACCCTCATGCTGTTGTGGCAGGAGTACAAGGAGGGCGAACCCTCCGGTTACCAGTACAGCCAGTTCTGCGAACTGTACCGGCAATGGAGAAAGAAGCTCGACCGCTCCATGCGCCAGGAGCACCGTGCCGGCGAGAAGTTCTTTGTCGACTACAGTGGCCAGACGGTACCGGTTGTGGACGCCACCACCGGCGAGGTCCGGGACGCCCAGATGTTCGTGGGTGTCATGGGCGGCAGCAACCAGACCTATGCCGATGCCACTTGGACCCAGTCACTTGCAGACTGGACCGGATCCCATGTGCGGGCGTTCGGTTTTATGGACGCCGTCCCGCATTGCATCGTTCCCGACAACTTGCTCTCCGCCGTCACCAAGACCTGCCGCTATGAACCCGATATAAACCCCACCTATGCGGCACTTGCCGATCATTACGGCACCGCCATCGTTCCTGCCCGTGTACGCCATCCCAAGGATAAGGCCAAGGTCGAAGGGGGCGTGCTGATTGCCCAGCGTTTCATCCTGGCAGGCCTGCGCAACCGGACCTTCTTCAGCCTGGCCGAAGCCAATGCCGCCATTCGTGAACGCCTTCTCCTTCTGAACAACCGCCCCTTCAGGAAGCTGCCCGGATGCCGACAGAGCCGGTTCGAGGAGATTGACCTTCCGGCCATGCTGCCTTTACCGGAAACACCCTATGAGTATGCCCAGTGGAAGAAGGCCCGGGTGCACATCGATTACCATGTCGAACTGGAAGGGCACTTCTACAGCGTCCCGCATCGCCTGGTGAAGGAACAGGTGGATGTGCGTTACACCGAGACGATCGTCGAGTGCTTCTACAAGGGAAACCGGGTTGCCTCCCATCCCAAGTCATCTGTCCAGGGCAAACACACCACCACACCGGAGCATATGCCCAAAGCCCACCGTGAGTTCGCCGAGTGGACACCGGAGCGGATCATCTCCTGGGCCGCCCAGACCGGAACAGCGACGGCACAGGTGGTGGAAACCATTCTGTCACGCAAGGCATATCCCGAGCACGGCTTCCGATCCTGCATGGGGATCATCTCGCTTGCGAAGCGCTATACCAAAGAACGTCTGGAGGCGGCCTGTGAACGGGCAGTCACCATTAAAGGCGTCACCTACAGAAGCATCAAGTCGATCCTAGAGAACAACCTGGATCAGAAGGCGCTACCCAAACAGATGGAACTACTTCCGGTTGCCCACGAGAACATCAGGGGCACGGATTACTACAACGACGAAAGGAAACTGTATGCTGACACAACCGACCATCGAGAAGCTGAACTCGATGAAACTGACAGCCATGGCTAG
- the istB gene encoding IS21-like element helper ATPase IstB — translation MLTQPTIEKLNSMKLTAMARAFADQMQCPDMAQLSFEERFGLIVDYQMTDLENRRMQNRLKNAKLRLSASIEDLDFRQGRGVDRSQVMSLAGNQWVKSHHNILVTGPTGAGKSYLACALAQKACRDGHSVLYQRVPRLLQEIAVSRLDGRYNKIIAPLTKCEVLILDDMLISPLTREEQRELLEIVEERYDRKATVITSQLPVRAWHDAMQDPTLADAILDRLVHNAYKLELRGESMRRKRSVLDQKTETVTE, via the coding sequence ATGCTGACACAACCGACCATCGAGAAGCTGAACTCGATGAAACTGACAGCCATGGCTAGGGCCTTTGCGGACCAGATGCAATGCCCGGACATGGCACAGCTCTCCTTTGAAGAGCGCTTCGGCCTGATCGTGGACTACCAGATGACCGATCTGGAAAACCGGCGGATGCAGAACCGACTCAAGAACGCCAAGCTCAGGCTGTCTGCCTCGATCGAGGATCTGGACTTCCGCCAGGGAAGAGGTGTTGACCGCTCACAGGTCATGTCCCTTGCCGGGAATCAGTGGGTGAAGAGCCATCACAACATCCTGGTGACCGGGCCGACCGGCGCCGGCAAGAGTTACCTGGCCTGTGCGCTGGCACAGAAAGCCTGCCGGGACGGTCACTCTGTTCTCTACCAGAGAGTGCCGCGGCTGCTTCAGGAGATCGCGGTATCCAGGCTCGATGGCCGCTACAACAAGATCATTGCGCCGCTAACCAAATGCGAGGTGCTGATTCTGGACGACATGCTCATCTCTCCCCTGACGCGGGAGGAACAGCGGGAACTGCTGGAGATCGTCGAGGAACGTTATGACCGCAAGGCAACCGTTATCACCAGCCAGCTGCCGGTGAGGGCCTGGCATGATGCCATGCAGGATCCGACTCTGGCTGACGCCATACTGGACAGACTGGTGCACAATGCCTACAAGCTGGAACTGAGGGGTGAATCCATGAGACGAAAACGATCCGTGCTTGACCAGAAAACAGAAACTGTGACAGAGTAA
- the tyrS gene encoding tyrosine--tRNA ligase codes for MSVAEQMEIIKRGATEILLEKELEEKIGKSLSTGVPLRIKAGFDPTAPDLHLGHTVLLHKLRQFQQLGHEICFLIGDFTGMIGDPTGKSETRKALTREDVLKNAETYKEQVFKILDKDKTRVVFNSEWLSKMTASDMIGLAAKSTVARMLERDDFGKRFANQLPISIHEFLYPLIQGYDSVALKADVELGGTDQKFNLLVGRELQREWKQAPQSVITMPLLEGLDGVNKMSKSLGNYIGINESADEIFGKVMSISDELMFRYYELLSDLTLADIAKLKVAIRSGEVHPMEAKKQLGREIVARYHSRHAAEAAEENFVKRFRDNQAPDDMPEIVLFAEGGKMLMCRVLSEAGLVKSNSEGRRAIQQGGVKVNGEKVSDEAFELIGSGEYVVQFGKRRFAKIKIN; via the coding sequence ATGTCGGTAGCAGAGCAAATGGAGATTATCAAGCGCGGTGCGACGGAAATACTCCTTGAGAAGGAACTGGAGGAGAAAATCGGCAAATCCCTGAGTACCGGAGTCCCCTTGCGGATAAAGGCCGGTTTTGACCCGACGGCGCCAGATCTCCATCTCGGCCATACGGTTCTCTTGCATAAACTGCGACAGTTTCAGCAGTTGGGGCATGAAATCTGTTTTCTCATAGGCGATTTTACCGGGATGATTGGTGACCCGACGGGGAAGTCTGAAACGCGCAAGGCGCTCACTCGTGAAGACGTTCTTAAAAATGCGGAGACGTATAAAGAGCAGGTATTCAAGATACTTGACAAAGACAAGACAAGGGTTGTTTTCAATTCGGAATGGCTGAGCAAGATGACGGCGTCCGATATGATTGGGCTTGCCGCCAAGTCTACGGTTGCGAGGATGCTTGAGCGAGATGACTTTGGTAAGCGGTTTGCCAACCAACTGCCCATAAGTATCCATGAATTTCTCTATCCTCTTATTCAGGGATACGATTCTGTGGCCCTTAAGGCTGACGTGGAGCTAGGCGGCACAGATCAGAAATTCAATCTTCTGGTTGGCCGCGAATTGCAGCGGGAGTGGAAACAGGCTCCTCAGAGCGTCATTACCATGCCCCTTCTTGAGGGCTTGGATGGCGTAAACAAGATGAGCAAGTCTCTGGGCAATTATATTGGCATTAATGAATCGGCAGATGAGATATTCGGTAAAGTGATGTCCATTTCAGATGAACTCATGTTCCGTTACTATGAGTTGCTGAGCGACCTGACGCTGGCGGATATCGCAAAGCTCAAAGTTGCCATACGCAGTGGGGAAGTTCACCCAATGGAAGCAAAGAAGCAGCTCGGGCGTGAAATCGTTGCCCGTTATCATAGCCGCCATGCTGCTGAAGCCGCAGAAGAGAACTTTGTCAAACGGTTCCGTGACAATCAGGCTCCGGATGACATGCCTGAAATAGTATTGTTCGCCGAAGGCGGCAAGATGCTTATGTGCAGGGTGTTATCCGAGGCAGGACTTGTAAAATCAAATAGTGAAGGCCGGCGTGCCATTCAGCAGGGTGGGGTCAAAGTGAATGGCGAGAAAGTCTCTGATGAGGCTTTCGAACTTATTGGTTCAGGCGAGTATGTTGTGCAGTTCGGCAAGCGGCGCTTTGCTAAAATAAAAATAAATTAG